A genome region from Bacteroides stercoris ATCC 43183 includes the following:
- a CDS encoding DUF2851 family protein: MEQLLHYVWKHKIFPLMPLQTTSGQPVEVIDPGLPNTDAGPDFFNAKLKINGTLWVGNVELHTQASDWFRHGHNRDTVYDNVILHVVGESDCEVYYANGGIVPQLLLHCPDNVRRRYDELRQTEIYPPCYSILASLPKLTVHSWLSALQVERFEQKAQAIAARLERCNNHWEDVFFITLARNLGFGLNGDAFEAWAAHLPFRAVDKHRDSLFQVEAFFLGQAGLLEEDWQEDCYYRELQKEFHYLQRKFELSAPVSSDRWRFLRLRPGNFPHVRLAQLAWLYHKEQSLFSRVMAAETAEDIKKIISARTSPYWETHFMFKKSSPHQEKRLGENALNLILINTVIPFLYAYGMHRADERLCDRATCFLEALKAENNHVTRLWSGAGLPVYTAADSQALLQLQKEYCDRKDCLRCRFGYEYLRGKK; this comes from the coding sequence ATGGAACAATTGCTGCATTACGTTTGGAAGCATAAGATATTTCCTTTAATGCCTCTCCAGACAACCTCCGGACAGCCGGTCGAAGTGATAGATCCCGGTTTGCCGAATACTGATGCAGGCCCCGATTTCTTTAACGCAAAACTGAAAATAAACGGTACGCTTTGGGTGGGTAACGTTGAGTTGCATACGCAGGCTTCGGACTGGTTTCGTCACGGACATAACCGGGATACGGTTTACGATAATGTTATTCTGCATGTGGTGGGCGAGTCGGATTGCGAGGTGTACTATGCCAACGGCGGTATTGTTCCCCAGCTACTGTTGCACTGTCCGGACAATGTCCGCCGGCGTTATGACGAATTACGTCAGACGGAAATATACCCTCCTTGTTATTCCATTCTTGCTTCCTTACCGAAACTGACGGTCCATTCCTGGTTATCGGCTTTGCAGGTAGAGCGTTTTGAACAAAAGGCACAGGCCATTGCCGCACGTCTGGAGCGTTGCAACAATCATTGGGAAGATGTATTCTTTATTACCCTTGCCCGTAATCTGGGTTTCGGTCTGAATGGCGATGCTTTTGAAGCGTGGGCCGCTCATCTGCCTTTCCGTGCAGTAGACAAGCATCGGGATAGCCTTTTTCAGGTAGAGGCGTTCTTTTTAGGACAGGCCGGACTTTTGGAAGAAGATTGGCAGGAGGATTGTTACTACCGGGAACTTCAGAAAGAGTTTCATTATTTGCAGCGCAAGTTCGAATTGTCAGCTCCAGTGAGTAGTGACCGGTGGCGTTTTTTACGTTTGCGTCCCGGCAATTTCCCCCATGTGCGCCTGGCACAGCTTGCCTGGCTGTATCATAAGGAACAATCTTTGTTTTCACGAGTTATGGCGGCCGAAACTGCGGAAGATATAAAGAAGATAATATCCGCACGGACTTCGCCCTATTGGGAGACACATTTTATGTTTAAAAAAAGCTCGCCCCATCAAGAAAAGCGTTTGGGAGAGAATGCTTTGAACCTTATTCTTATCAACACCGTTATCCCTTTTCTGTATGCTTACGGAATGCACAGAGCAGATGAACGGCTTTGTGACCGTGCAACTTGTTTTCTTGAAGCATTGAAAGCCGAGAACAATCATGTCACCCGTCTGTGGAGTGGAGCCGGACTTCCCGTTTATACTGCGGCCGACTCACAGGCTTTGCTTCAGCTTCAAAAAGAATATTGCGACAGGAAGGACTGTTTGCGCTGCCGCTTCGGTTATGAGTATTTGAGGGGTAAGAAGTAA